The following coding sequences lie in one Candidatus Hydrogenedens sp. genomic window:
- the mreC gene encoding rod shape-determining protein MreC, whose amino-acid sequence MNTLDTSKAYRSTIIFVVICLLCIISLLTETPSTPIRNFLKQGIYLTTHPLISLKAQTGKFLDYIVTVFFETDYLKNENKTLKEDILRLRLALIEKGEKNYQLEKKLKMATLPEEWKSLKLLQANVLETYQGALRIDRGSRDGISISQPVVVPEGVVGIIIETSLFSSVVATLHHRECRIGAMIQRERLHPYDGVIYPSGDLRKICTMNYIDIYDKVRVGDYVVTSSESTFPPGLPIGIIQAIHESGTLWKSADITLIVDPYKLDCVFIILDKIDPLNIADYDNAHINEGKIDNEKTESQTPIQELLAP is encoded by the coding sequence ATGAATACATTAGATACATCAAAAGCATATCGGTCAACCATTATTTTTGTGGTAATATGCTTATTATGTATTATCTCTCTCCTTACAGAAACACCCTCAACTCCTATCCGTAATTTCCTTAAACAAGGAATTTATTTAACAACCCATCCTCTAATAAGCTTAAAAGCACAAACGGGAAAATTTTTAGATTATATTGTGACTGTTTTCTTTGAAACCGATTATTTGAAAAATGAAAATAAAACATTGAAAGAGGACATCCTTCGATTACGATTAGCCCTTATTGAGAAAGGGGAAAAAAATTATCAATTGGAGAAGAAACTAAAAATGGCAACTCTTCCGGAGGAATGGAAGTCCTTAAAATTATTGCAGGCAAATGTTTTAGAGACTTATCAAGGAGCCTTGCGAATAGACCGCGGTTCCCGTGATGGCATTTCTATTTCTCAACCTGTAGTGGTCCCGGAAGGTGTTGTGGGAATTATAATAGAAACTTCTCTATTTTCGTCCGTCGTTGCAACATTACATCATCGTGAATGCCGAATTGGAGCCATGATACAACGCGAAAGATTACACCCTTATGATGGTGTCATTTATCCCTCTGGGGATTTACGCAAAATTTGCACCATGAATTATATTGATATATATGACAAAGTTCGTGTTGGAGATTATGTAGTCACCAGTTCGGAAAGCACCTTTCCACCGGGATTGCCTATCGGGATTATTCAGGCAATTCATGAATCGGGAACACTATGGAAAAGTGCCGATATAACCCTCATAGTAGACCCATATAAACTGGATTGTGTTTTTATTATACTCGACAAAATAGACCCATTGAATATTGCGGATTATGATAATGCCCATATAAATGAAGGGAAAATAGATAATGAGAAAACAGAATCCCAAACCCCAATACAGGAATTGTTAGCACCCTAA
- the mreD gene encoding rod shape-determining protein MreD has product MNINHIIWIIIVLILSVLQTGWPDILRVQGVTPDLGLIMVIYFALFYGEERAMFTGLFAGIYQDIASNTPLGHHILCLVITGFIFGKLSGRLISEHPAIKSALVFGGAILHGILFNIIVYLQDPYTNFTYVIFINTVPSAFYSALMTPFVFWLLQQIFRFTDFFSAYSPGK; this is encoded by the coding sequence ATGAACATTAATCATATTATCTGGATAATAATTGTTCTAATTCTCTCTGTATTGCAAACCGGCTGGCCGGATATATTAAGGGTTCAGGGGGTAACTCCTGACCTCGGATTGATTATGGTAATTTATTTTGCTTTATTCTATGGTGAAGAGCGGGCTATGTTTACAGGTTTATTTGCCGGGATATATCAGGACATTGCAAGTAACACCCCACTGGGGCATCATATCCTCTGTCTTGTGATTACAGGTTTTATTTTTGGTAAATTATCCGGGCGGTTAATCAGTGAACATCCGGCTATTAAATCGGCATTGGTTTTTGGTGGTGCTATTTTACATGGTATCTTATTTAATATAATTGTATATCTTCAGGACCCTTATACAAATTTTACTTATGTAATTTTTATAAACACAGTGCCATCTGCTTTTTATAGTGCATTAATGACTCCTTTTGTTTTCTGGTTATTACAACAGATTTTCCGATTTACAGATTTTTTCTCAGCATATTCTCCGGGGAAATAA